The Thalassoroseus pseudoceratinae genome has a segment encoding these proteins:
- a CDS encoding sulfatase family protein, which produces MLKRLLSPFILLGCMMSTSIGLAADRPNIVFIFTDDHAPHAIGAYDGWLKSVNPTPNIDRLASQGMLFENSFCTNSICGPSRAVILTGKHSHKNGFMNNGNNFDGNQQTFPKLLRKGGYQTAFFGKWHLKSKPQGFDDWKVLPGQGLYYNPDFLTPNGKIRIKGYCTDIVTDMAVEWLQENHKSGKPFMLMCQHKAPHRNWMPALRHLHLYDDIEIPEPTTLFDDYQDNAPPARHQELEIDRHMDLHYDLFVDLTPEFSSPASQKRQDKSAWNNMKRMSPEQLKTWRDAYGPKDKAFHEANLSGRDLVRWKYQRYAKNYLRCIKGVDENVGRLMQTLDDLSLADNTIVIYSSDQGFYVGDHGWYDKRWMYEESLKMPFIAKWPGVTKPGSRNDLMIQNLDYAETFLDIAGLDIPSDMQGKSLVPLLKGKRPEDWRKSIYYHYYEYPSVHMVPRHTGIRTETEKLIHFYQFDEWEYYNLNDDPDELTNQYNNPKAQKRIAQLKQQLKDLQETYEDDSDMAEKPEEWQRSMRK; this is translated from the coding sequence ATGCTCAAACGATTGCTCAGTCCCTTCATTCTCTTGGGTTGCATGATGTCAACGTCGATCGGTCTCGCCGCCGACCGGCCGAACATTGTGTTCATCTTCACCGACGACCACGCCCCCCATGCCATCGGCGCATACGATGGATGGTTGAAGTCCGTGAATCCGACCCCGAATATCGACCGCCTCGCCAGCCAAGGCATGCTCTTCGAGAACAGCTTTTGCACAAACTCGATCTGCGGGCCAAGCCGAGCCGTCATTCTCACGGGAAAACATAGTCACAAAAACGGCTTCATGAACAACGGCAACAACTTTGACGGCAATCAGCAAACCTTCCCGAAACTTCTCCGCAAAGGTGGCTACCAAACCGCCTTCTTCGGGAAGTGGCATCTTAAGAGCAAACCACAAGGCTTTGATGACTGGAAAGTGCTGCCCGGTCAAGGTCTGTACTACAACCCCGACTTCCTCACACCGAACGGAAAAATTCGTATCAAGGGCTATTGCACGGACATCGTCACAGACATGGCGGTTGAATGGCTGCAAGAGAACCATAAGTCTGGCAAGCCGTTTATGCTCATGTGCCAACACAAAGCCCCGCACCGCAACTGGATGCCTGCGCTTCGACACCTGCACCTTTATGACGACATTGAAATTCCCGAACCAACGACACTATTCGACGACTACCAAGACAACGCCCCGCCGGCTCGTCATCAAGAGTTGGAAATCGATCGGCATATGGATCTCCACTATGATTTGTTCGTCGATCTCACGCCGGAGTTCTCATCACCGGCCTCGCAGAAACGGCAAGACAAATCAGCCTGGAACAACATGAAACGCATGTCACCGGAGCAACTCAAGACTTGGCGTGACGCGTACGGTCCGAAAGACAAGGCATTCCACGAAGCCAACCTCAGCGGACGCGATCTCGTCCGTTGGAAGTACCAACGCTACGCCAAGAATTACCTCCGTTGTATCAAAGGCGTGGACGAAAATGTCGGCCGACTCATGCAGACACTTGATGACCTAAGCTTGGCGGACAATACGATTGTGATTTACTCATCCGACCAAGGTTTTTACGTTGGTGATCATGGTTGGTATGACAAGCGATGGATGTATGAAGAATCGCTCAAAATGCCTTTTATTGCGAAGTGGCCCGGCGTCACAAAACCCGGCTCCCGCAATGACTTGATGATTCAAAACCTAGACTACGCCGAAACCTTCCTAGACATCGCCGGTCTCGACATCCCAAGTGATATGCAAGGCAAATCACTCGTCCCACTATTGAAGGGAAAACGGCCGGAAGATTGGCGAAAGAGCATCTACTATCACTACTACGAATACCCTAGTGTTCACATGGTTCCCCGCCACACTGGTATTCGCACCGAAACTGAGAAACTCATCCACTTCTATCAGTTCGACGAATGGGAATACTACAACCTCAACGACGACCCAGACGAACTCACCAATCAATACAACAATCCCAAAGCCCAAAAACGAATCGCCCAACTCAAACAACAACTCAAAGACTTACAAGAGACGTACGAAGACGATTCGGACATGGCCGAGAAACCCGAAGAATGGCAACGATCAATGCGAAAGTAA
- a CDS encoding NAD(P)-dependent methylenetetrahydromethanopterin dehydrogenase, whose amino-acid sequence MRTILIQLDTDTRPCSFDRVVAVDAGVDEMFCYGGVDPESVPGLVRGGMFTRGIDDLKNTAVFVGGSSVSAGEAVFEEVQKTYFGPVRMSVMMDSNGSNTTAAAAVLSARKHLDLSQCEALVLGGTGPVGMRVVQLLAMEGASVRIGSRSQERADEVSQTVEKTLGNAKVSGRGLRSDDDLNKALDGCQLLICAGAAGVQLVSQSQIESAAALQVAIDLNAVPPLGIEGIDVTDKAKSVSKPNGSGDVLLYGAIGVGGLKMKIHKAAIRKLFTANNHVLDTEAIYRVGEGLVAGA is encoded by the coding sequence ATGCGAACGATTCTTATTCAACTCGATACCGACACTCGTCCGTGCAGTTTTGACCGTGTCGTCGCGGTCGATGCGGGCGTGGACGAAATGTTCTGCTACGGCGGTGTCGATCCGGAGTCCGTTCCGGGTTTGGTTCGCGGTGGGATGTTCACTCGCGGAATCGATGACCTCAAAAACACGGCTGTCTTCGTCGGCGGGAGCAGCGTCTCTGCTGGCGAAGCCGTGTTCGAGGAAGTGCAGAAGACGTATTTCGGTCCGGTGCGAATGTCCGTGATGATGGACTCCAACGGCTCGAACACGACCGCTGCCGCAGCGGTACTCTCCGCGCGGAAACATCTCGATCTCTCGCAATGTGAAGCCCTTGTGCTTGGGGGCACCGGTCCCGTTGGGATGCGAGTGGTTCAGCTTCTCGCGATGGAAGGAGCCAGTGTGCGAATCGGCTCCCGTTCGCAAGAACGTGCTGACGAGGTCAGTCAAACCGTCGAGAAAACACTGGGGAACGCAAAAGTTTCCGGACGCGGCCTGCGAAGCGATGATGATCTCAACAAAGCCCTCGACGGATGCCAATTGTTGATCTGTGCTGGGGCTGCCGGGGTGCAATTGGTTTCTCAGTCGCAGATCGAATCCGCTGCCGCGTTGCAGGTCGCCATCGATCTCAACGCCGTCCCGCCCTTGGGGATCGAGGGGATTGACGTTACCGACAAAGCTAAGTCTGTCTCAAAGCCGAATGGCTCAGGCGATGTGCTTCTCTATGGTGCGATCGGCGTCGGTGGACTGAAAATGAAGATTCACAAGGCGGCCATTCGCAAATTGTTCACCGCGAACAATCACGTTCTGGATACTGAGGCGATCTACCGTGTCGGCGAGGGATTGGTCGCTGGGGCTTGA
- a CDS encoding RICIN domain-containing protein, protein MRPNNRRLLTFVLLLMCTGPVFAQPKAGRSYYLEHIRSGKYMSAHSDLNAAGVHIWGPIHKGDEMAYRFKLVESGEDEHYYLIHQLAEKCLVTRGTDNGALAMLWGPIPAGHEDRYKFKLIKKDDGSYYLFHKWSGKHLGLYGRANGNNFYLHGPITPEIENEFKFRFTAADELPKVAERSRPAKKPKKKDRFEVASVWGGTARDSNKTKINWAMSISKRNGDHFEGAIAITDSKGRKFEAPIKGTGPADGDGVVIIESPLGKDKWFGRGKIVDGKIELAYTSTGPRGTKIFGAGTLTQHK, encoded by the coding sequence ATGCGACCTAACAATCGACGACTGCTAACGTTCGTATTGCTTCTGATGTGTACTGGACCAGTCTTTGCGCAACCGAAGGCCGGGCGGTCCTATTACCTCGAACACATTCGGTCGGGCAAGTACATGTCGGCTCACTCCGATCTCAATGCAGCGGGCGTCCACATCTGGGGCCCGATCCACAAGGGCGACGAGATGGCCTATCGTTTCAAGCTCGTCGAATCGGGAGAAGACGAACACTACTACTTGATCCATCAGCTAGCGGAGAAATGCTTGGTCACCAGAGGGACCGACAATGGCGCACTTGCGATGTTGTGGGGGCCAATACCGGCAGGGCACGAAGACCGCTACAAGTTCAAGTTGATCAAAAAGGACGATGGCAGCTATTACCTTTTCCATAAGTGGTCGGGGAAGCACCTTGGCCTATACGGTCGTGCCAACGGCAACAATTTTTACTTACATGGACCAATCACGCCAGAGATCGAGAACGAATTCAAATTTCGCTTCACCGCCGCTGACGAATTGCCCAAGGTCGCCGAACGGTCGCGTCCCGCCAAGAAACCGAAAAAGAAGGATCGATTTGAAGTCGCCAGTGTTTGGGGAGGCACCGCACGGGATAGCAACAAGACAAAAATCAATTGGGCGATGTCGATCTCCAAACGGAATGGAGACCACTTCGAAGGTGCAATTGCGATCACCGATAGCAAAGGGCGGAAGTTCGAAGCTCCGATTAAGGGCACAGGACCTGCCGACGGTGACGGTGTGGTCATCATTGAATCGCCCTTGGGAAAAGACAAATGGTTCGGTCGAGGAAAAATTGTTGATGGCAAGATCGAACTGGCATATACATCGACCGGTCCTCGCGGAACAAAGATATTTGGCGCAGGAACCTTAACTCAGCACAAATAG
- a CDS encoding ROK family protein, translated as MSEQTPKTHWLGFDLGGTKMMATVFDDQFKPLGSKRKRTKGYEGLEAGLERIEATILKALDDAEIDADGLAAIGIGCPGPIDVERGRMIEAPNLGWRNVDIADKLRKKFGCQVVVLNDVDAGVYGEYLFGAGKRARCVVGVFPGTGIGGGCVYRGEIIQGRHVTCMEVGHTQIMAGGPITGNDRQGSLESVASRLAIAAAAAQEAYRGEAPHLRKAVGTNIADIRSGALADSVENGDDSVKRIIKSAAAHIGNAVGGLVHLLAPEVIVLGGGLVEAMPELYVKEVEKTVADFIMPSYKKTYRIETAKLGDDAAVLGAAAWAKHVLTDAAAPPVLQVESLE; from the coding sequence ATGAGCGAGCAAACTCCGAAAACACATTGGTTGGGCTTCGATCTTGGGGGAACCAAGATGATGGCAACCGTTTTCGACGACCAATTCAAGCCACTTGGCAGCAAGCGAAAACGGACCAAAGGTTACGAGGGTTTGGAAGCCGGTCTCGAGCGAATCGAAGCAACGATTTTGAAAGCCCTCGACGACGCGGAGATTGATGCCGACGGTTTGGCCGCCATCGGGATTGGCTGTCCCGGTCCGATCGATGTCGAGCGGGGCCGAATGATTGAGGCTCCGAATCTTGGTTGGCGCAATGTCGATATCGCGGACAAGCTCCGCAAGAAATTCGGCTGCCAAGTTGTTGTTCTGAATGACGTCGACGCCGGCGTTTACGGCGAATATCTCTTCGGAGCCGGAAAACGCGCTCGCTGTGTGGTTGGCGTGTTTCCGGGCACGGGAATCGGCGGTGGATGCGTGTACCGTGGTGAGATCATCCAAGGTCGCCACGTGACGTGCATGGAAGTCGGGCACACGCAAATCATGGCGGGTGGACCAATCACCGGGAACGATCGGCAAGGTTCATTGGAATCCGTGGCGAGCCGCTTGGCAATTGCCGCTGCGGCCGCACAGGAAGCGTATCGCGGTGAAGCTCCCCATTTACGGAAAGCCGTCGGAACAAACATCGCTGATATCCGCAGCGGCGCGTTGGCCGATTCCGTTGAAAATGGAGACGACTCGGTCAAACGCATCATTAAATCCGCAGCGGCCCACATCGGAAATGCCGTCGGTGGATTGGTCCACTTGCTTGCACCGGAAGTGATTGTGCTCGGTGGTGGATTGGTCGAAGCCATGCCGGAGTTGTATGTGAAAGAAGTCGAGAAAACCGTCGCCGATTTTATCATGCCTTCCTACAAGAAGACCTATCGAATCGAGACGGCCAAGCTCGGAGACGATGCCGCTGTCCTCGGAGCAGCCGCCTGGGCAAAACATGTCCTGACCGACGCCGCAGCCCCTCCCGTTTTGCAAGTCGAGTCGTTAGAATAG
- a CDS encoding inverse autotransporter beta domain-containing protein — MRRGLSSFILSTGVVFGAVGTTEAAEPAANQDGIVQLGSRSKSVSRSEGVVQLGQRFSPPVVMPIANETPGPLPPSPGPTTESPDETGVVEMIAPPEDDGSIQVIPDAPAAPQETERRVISQPTGAPLQLLSREPNAGGQPVTASNGSFWVGTPQQDTVEFAQDVPQAYWVGHYYQGDGIGYEDGYWTVGYFMPIYEPNDNNMVYSNSRMLVQFDGDLGTNVGLGYRRLSDSYILGGNVWYDSDESISENRYDQIAAGVELLTRNFDIVVNGYFPLQTETRQSRMVTGTNPEYAGNQIVFVDTQFSENAMTGGDFSIGFPMPGNPWLKTYLGAYIYDPEVSDAETGFRAIVRANITEAAAAEVRVTDDDFFGTNVVLGVDYKLDVKRMNRWDFSDCCRWYRQPRLADRMYEEPFRYNRVAVRQTAGTRIQNAAINPKTGQAYFVNHVNATAAPGGNGTAENPYKSLASASGNPGDVILVRSAGTSASNPIVGGVQLADCTRVLGEGQAHLFEASGRGTFQFPNFASSGPAPFVSAPGGGPVITLANQNEVNSLNLISSPGAASIAGSGIRDFDILNINRDIPAGNSTGSGSGILLSNAAGLGRIENVRFASSDPNSTAGIGITNSGGSSLDLMINNVSEVSGSAVGVRLDATNSTINANLNNVIADNNGKGMQVVAGSGGTVNASIENSSFDNANAAGIGDGLQVDSRAGSTVVLNVANSTFDNATRNGIRIAGDGASAQGNLDITLDAVSVQNQVNFNPILIQVDDGGGTSTVNFRLLGNRGTSVLSTPSNMEGLSGSFIGGGTTANLLFDGGIDVITASPNDVVLDASGGANVSVDNSAGLFISGP, encoded by the coding sequence ATGCGTAGAGGATTGTCTAGTTTCATCCTGTCGACGGGCGTCGTCTTTGGCGCCGTCGGGACAACAGAGGCTGCTGAACCGGCAGCCAATCAGGACGGAATCGTTCAGTTGGGAAGCCGATCAAAATCGGTTTCACGTTCCGAGGGAGTTGTTCAACTTGGTCAGCGGTTCTCGCCACCGGTTGTCATGCCAATTGCGAATGAAACGCCGGGACCGCTACCGCCGTCTCCCGGACCGACCACCGAAAGCCCAGACGAGACTGGCGTGGTCGAAATGATTGCGCCGCCGGAAGATGACGGCTCGATTCAAGTCATTCCGGATGCTCCCGCCGCTCCCCAAGAAACCGAACGCCGGGTCATCTCGCAGCCAACCGGCGCTCCGTTGCAGTTGCTCTCCCGCGAACCGAACGCAGGCGGACAACCCGTCACGGCGTCCAATGGTTCGTTCTGGGTCGGCACGCCTCAGCAAGATACCGTGGAATTCGCCCAAGACGTGCCTCAGGCGTACTGGGTCGGTCACTACTATCAAGGTGATGGTATCGGCTACGAAGACGGCTATTGGACGGTTGGCTATTTCATGCCAATCTATGAACCCAATGACAACAACATGGTGTATAGCAACTCACGCATGTTGGTTCAGTTCGATGGGGATCTTGGAACCAACGTTGGTCTCGGCTATCGCCGATTGAGCGACTCTTACATTCTCGGCGGGAACGTCTGGTACGATTCCGATGAAAGCATTTCCGAGAACCGTTACGATCAAATCGCAGCGGGAGTCGAATTGCTGACGCGAAACTTCGACATCGTCGTGAACGGATACTTCCCACTGCAAACCGAGACTCGACAATCGCGAATGGTCACAGGGACCAACCCGGAATACGCGGGCAACCAGATTGTGTTTGTCGATACGCAGTTCTCTGAAAACGCCATGACCGGCGGTGACTTCTCGATCGGATTTCCGATGCCGGGGAACCCGTGGTTGAAGACTTATCTCGGTGCATACATTTACGATCCGGAAGTCAGCGATGCGGAAACCGGTTTCCGGGCCATCGTGCGAGCCAACATTACCGAAGCTGCCGCCGCTGAGGTTCGCGTGACCGATGACGACTTCTTCGGCACCAATGTGGTGTTGGGCGTCGATTACAAACTCGATGTCAAACGCATGAACCGCTGGGACTTCAGCGATTGCTGCCGCTGGTATCGACAACCACGTCTAGCGGACCGAATGTACGAAGAACCGTTCCGTTACAATCGCGTTGCCGTCCGGCAGACCGCTGGAACTCGCATCCAGAATGCCGCGATCAACCCGAAGACGGGGCAGGCTTACTTTGTCAATCACGTGAACGCGACCGCGGCTCCTGGCGGAAACGGTACCGCCGAGAACCCGTATAAGAGCCTCGCTTCCGCCAGTGGCAATCCTGGTGACGTGATTCTCGTCCGCAGTGCGGGAACAAGTGCCTCCAACCCAATCGTCGGAGGCGTTCAACTTGCCGATTGCACGCGGGTTCTTGGGGAAGGCCAAGCACACCTCTTTGAAGCTTCGGGTCGCGGAACATTCCAGTTCCCGAACTTCGCCAGCAGCGGACCAGCTCCGTTCGTGAGTGCTCCAGGTGGTGGTCCTGTCATCACATTGGCTAACCAGAACGAAGTCAACTCGCTCAACCTGATTTCCTCACCCGGTGCAGCCTCGATCGCCGGAAGTGGAATTCGAGATTTCGACATCCTCAACATCAACCGCGATATCCCGGCAGGCAACTCGACCGGGTCCGGCAGTGGAATTCTGCTCTCGAACGCCGCTGGTCTGGGTCGCATCGAAAACGTACGGTTTGCAAGCTCCGATCCGAATTCTACAGCAGGCATCGGCATCACAAACAGTGGTGGTTCCTCGCTTGATCTAATGATCAACAATGTCAGTGAAGTTTCGGGCAGTGCCGTCGGTGTGCGACTCGATGCCACCAACTCGACGATCAACGCCAACCTCAATAACGTCATTGCTGACAACAACGGCAAGGGCATGCAGGTCGTGGCTGGCTCGGGTGGTACGGTCAACGCAAGCATTGAGAACTCCAGCTTTGACAATGCCAATGCCGCTGGAATCGGCGACGGTCTGCAAGTGGACTCCCGAGCTGGGAGCACGGTCGTACTGAATGTCGCCAACTCGACATTCGACAACGCGACTCGGAACGGAATCCGAATCGCTGGCGATGGTGCCTCCGCTCAGGGCAATCTCGATATCACTCTCGATGCCGTCAGTGTTCAGAACCAAGTCAACTTCAACCCCATCCTGATTCAGGTGGATGACGGCGGTGGAACTTCGACGGTCAACTTCCGACTGCTTGGAAATCGTGGAACTTCGGTTCTCTCCACACCAAGCAACATGGAGGGGCTATCCGGCTCGTTCATCGGTGGCGGAACAACCGCAAACCTACTGTTTGATGGAGGTATCGACGTCATCACAGCGAGCCCGAACGACGTGGTTCTCGACGCGAGCGGCGGTGCCAACGTCTCCGTCGACAACTCCGCTGGCCTGTTTATCAGTGGACCGTAG
- a CDS encoding VOC family protein translates to MMLRRQIENTIPVLAVSDPERSVKFFRRVIGFEIEWDAGAICSVHRDGCSIMLQAHEQPLPSTVWIGLESDELFVRVLQSEAKIVQAPTKNPWAYEMKFAAPDRNTTWLGTEAKAE, encoded by the coding sequence ATGATGCTGCGCCGTCAGATCGAAAATACAATCCCGGTCCTGGCCGTCAGTGATCCTGAGCGTAGCGTGAAGTTCTTCCGCCGCGTTATCGGTTTTGAAATCGAGTGGGACGCGGGAGCAATCTGCTCCGTTCACCGAGACGGTTGCAGTATCATGCTGCAAGCGCACGAACAGCCACTTCCTAGCACCGTTTGGATCGGCCTCGAAAGCGATGAGTTATTCGTACGTGTTTTGCAGTCGGAGGCAAAGATTGTCCAAGCGCCAACGAAAAACCCTTGGGCATACGAAATGAAATTCGCCGCCCCGGACAGAAACACGACTTGGCTGGGGACCGAAGCGAAAGCCGAATAA
- a CDS encoding class I SAM-dependent methyltransferase: MSAVPFPAIVSRPKPKPSTTGQSTPIELESVACLLCEGNRFSTVIVAPDPLTKLGGNFRVVRCSDCGLHFTNPRPTVNSIGMFYPDDYACWSGQEKKPKWKDRLRQSSEHLILRRYFGYPNPTSMLESFWANVGAAWISRSDRRQDWIPWRSPGRLLDFGCGAGAFLQAMQRHGWDVCGMDMSAACAAGVTERTGIPVHVGTLPHPDLKPESFDAVTMWNALEHVHEPRETLTAANQLLRRGGIVVVGVPNIDSWAFRQFHQDWYPLKLPRHLTHFTPLTLQEMVYRCGFRPLQLDHISRPHFLRKSARMAVANGQALRWPRILKNKHAATAVANWTERTRQAEFIRVVAEKV; this comes from the coding sequence ATGAGTGCTGTTCCGTTCCCGGCTATCGTCAGTCGACCGAAACCAAAGCCGTCGACGACGGGACAATCCACGCCCATCGAATTGGAATCCGTGGCGTGCCTACTCTGCGAAGGAAATCGCTTCTCGACTGTAATCGTTGCCCCCGATCCGTTGACGAAACTGGGGGGCAATTTTCGAGTCGTGCGATGTAGCGACTGCGGGCTTCACTTTACGAATCCGCGACCGACGGTGAACTCCATCGGCATGTTCTATCCCGACGACTACGCCTGTTGGAGCGGTCAGGAAAAGAAACCGAAGTGGAAAGACCGCCTCAGACAGTCCTCGGAACATCTGATCTTGCGTCGGTATTTTGGATACCCGAATCCCACAAGCATGTTGGAATCGTTCTGGGCGAATGTCGGGGCTGCTTGGATCAGTCGTAGTGACCGTCGGCAGGATTGGATTCCCTGGCGTTCGCCAGGCCGTCTACTTGACTTTGGCTGCGGTGCCGGCGCATTTCTTCAAGCCATGCAGCGACACGGTTGGGACGTTTGCGGAATGGATATGTCCGCTGCGTGTGCCGCTGGCGTGACGGAACGCACCGGGATTCCCGTCCACGTGGGCACGCTGCCGCATCCCGATTTGAAACCCGAATCGTTTGATGCCGTTACGATGTGGAATGCTCTAGAGCACGTCCATGAACCCCGCGAAACATTGACAGCCGCGAATCAACTGTTGCGACGAGGTGGGATCGTGGTTGTCGGTGTACCGAACATTGACTCCTGGGCGTTTCGTCAATTCCATCAGGATTGGTACCCGCTCAAACTGCCACGGCATCTCACGCACTTCACACCGCTGACGTTGCAGGAAATGGTCTACCGCTGCGGATTCCGTCCGCTGCAACTCGATCACATCTCCCGACCTCACTTCCTCCGCAAGTCCGCCCGCATGGCCGTTGCGAACGGTCAGGCATTACGATGGCCGCGAATCCTCAAAAACAAACACGCCGCCACCGCCGTCGCCAACTGGACCGAACGCACCCGCCAAGCCGAATTTATCCGCGTTGTCGCGGAGAAAGTGTGA
- the fae gene encoding formaldehyde-activating enzyme, producing MSFQIGEALVGEGNEVAHIDLIIGEKDGPAGTAFTQALANQSKGHSNLLAVLEPNLAVKPATVMITKVTIDGAKQAVHMFGPAQFAVAKAVADSVEAGVIPADQAEKLVIVCGVFIHWLAEDDKKIFEYNYEATKLSIERAMKNEPSAQEMIAKKDTAKHPFSGV from the coding sequence ATGTCGTTTCAAATTGGTGAAGCTCTCGTTGGTGAAGGCAATGAAGTCGCGCATATCGACTTGATTATCGGTGAAAAAGACGGCCCCGCCGGAACCGCGTTCACCCAAGCCCTCGCTAACCAAAGCAAAGGCCACTCGAATTTGCTCGCCGTGTTGGAACCAAACCTGGCCGTGAAACCAGCGACCGTGATGATCACCAAAGTGACCATCGACGGAGCGAAGCAAGCCGTGCACATGTTCGGCCCTGCTCAGTTCGCCGTTGCCAAAGCCGTCGCTGATAGCGTGGAGGCCGGTGTCATTCCTGCCGACCAAGCCGAAAAGCTCGTCATTGTCTGCGGTGTATTTATTCACTGGTTGGCTGAAGACGACAAAAAAATCTTCGAATACAACTACGAAGCGACGAAATTGTCGATCGAACGCGCCATGAAGAACGAGCCATCTGCTCAAGAAATGATCGCGAAGAAAGACACCGCGAAACACCCCTTCTCCGGTGTCTAA
- a CDS encoding RNA polymerase sigma factor, translating to MPTDVELMLQVQRGKRDAFGELVERYRSALTRVARSKISDADAADDIVQETFLAVYASRQTYNPNFAVRTWIWTILLNLCRKYLDRRQKQANRMSKIGALSSPICEDSGLTALLVSERRDEIAALLDELPEAQADALRLRFFGELKFAEIAETMGSSVSGAKVRVRKGLMACAQLVRDRSVLDEESKP from the coding sequence ATGCCCACTGACGTTGAATTGATGCTCCAAGTTCAACGAGGGAAACGCGACGCATTCGGAGAACTCGTCGAGCGGTATCGGTCCGCATTGACACGGGTCGCCCGAAGCAAAATCTCTGATGCCGATGCCGCGGATGATATCGTCCAAGAAACATTTTTGGCGGTTTACGCATCTCGGCAGACGTACAATCCCAATTTTGCTGTCCGCACGTGGATTTGGACGATCCTGCTCAATCTCTGTCGCAAATACCTGGACCGTCGCCAGAAACAAGCTAATCGAATGAGCAAGATCGGTGCGTTGTCATCACCGATTTGTGAAGACTCCGGCTTGACGGCATTGTTGGTGAGTGAACGCCGCGACGAAATCGCCGCCTTGCTCGATGAGTTGCCAGAAGCCCAAGCGGACGCTCTCCGACTGCGGTTCTTTGGGGAACTCAAGTTCGCTGAAATCGCGGAAACGATGGGGTCGAGCGTCAGTGGTGCGAAAGTCCGTGTCCGGAAAGGACTTATGGCATGTGCCCAGCTGGTTCGGGATCGCTCGGTCTTGGATGAGGAGTCCAAGCCGTGA